A single Brassica rapa cultivar Chiifu-401-42 chromosome A04, CAAS_Brap_v3.01, whole genome shotgun sequence DNA region contains:
- the LOC103863074 gene encoding transcription factor ORG2 — protein MCALVPPVFPNFGWPSTGEYESNYLVGENLDDFTFLDCPAPETYGVEHHQEIQEMLGVSVPSEGNGVVTKKLNHNASERDRRKKINSLFSSLRSCLPASDQSKKLSIPQTVSRSLKYIPELQEQVKKLIQKKEELLVRVSGQRDIEHYVEPHPKAVARYVSTISATKLGDNEVMVQISSSKNHNFSISNVLSGLEEDGFVLVDVSSSRSHGERLFYTLHLQMGNKDDYKLTCEELRQRMLYLYEECGNSFR, from the exons atgtGTGCATTAGTCCCTCCAGTGTTCCCAAACTTTGGGTGGCCTTCGACAGGAGAGTACGAGAGTAACTACCTGGTCGGAGAGAACCTCGACGACTTTACGTTCCTTGATTGTCCGGCACCAGAGACATATGGAGTGGAACATCATCAGGAGATTCAGGAAATGTTGGGGGTCTCTGTTCCGTCCGAGGGGAATGGGGTCGTGACCAAGAAGCTTAATCACAATGCTAGTGAGCGTGACCGTCGCAAGAAGATCAACTCTTTGTTCTCGTCTCTTCGTTCATGTCTTCCAGCTTCTGATCAATCG AAGAAGCTAAGTATTCCTCAGACGGTTTCTcggagcttgaagtacataccAGAGCTACAAGAGCAAGTGAAGAAGCTAATACAAAAGAAGGAAGAACTCTTGGTGCGAGTATCAGGTCAAAGAGACATTGAACATTACGTTGAGCCGCACCCAAAGGCCGTTGCACGTTACGTCTCGACCATTTCTGCGACTAAGCTTGGAGACAACGAAGTGATGGTCCAAATCTCATCGTCCAAGAATCATAACTTTTCGATATCTAATGTGTTGAGTGGGTTAGAAGAAGATGGGTTTGTTCTTGTTGATGTTTCATCTTCAAGGTCTCATGGAGAAAGGCTCTTCTACACTTTGCATCTTCAAATGGGAAATAAAGATGATTACAAACTGACATGCGAAGAGCTACGCCAGAGAATGTTATACTTGTATGAGGAATGTGGAAACTCGTTTAGATGA
- the LOC103863075 gene encoding transcription factor ORG3 translates to MCALVPPFFPNFGWPSTGEYESYYLSGENLDNCTFFDFPVPETYGLVHQQNSLGVSISSAGIGIDKSPVVNKKLKHNASERDRRKKINSLFSSLRSCLPASDQSKKLSIPQTVSRSLKYILELQEEVKMLIQKKEELLVRVSGQRAIEQQPKVVAHYVSTVSATRLGDHEMMVQISSSKINNFSISNVLSGLEEDGFVLVDVSLSRSQGERVFYTLHLQVDNIDNDKLNCTELSQRMLYLYEECGNSY, encoded by the exons ATGTGTGCATTAGTCCCTCCATTTTTCCCAAACTTTGGGTGGCCGTCGACGGGTGAGTACGAGAGTTACTACCTGTCCGGAGAGAACCTCGACAACTGCACGTTTTTTGATTTTCCGGTACCAGAGACTTATGGACTGGTTCATCAACAGAACAGCTTAGGGGTTTCTATTTCGTCGGCAGGAATTGGAATAGACAAGAGTCCGGTCGTAAACAAGAAGCTTAAACACAATGCAAGCGAGCGTGACCGTCGCAAGAAGATCAACTCATTGTTCTCATCTCTTCGTTCATGTCTTCCAGCCTCAGATCAATCG AAGAAGTTAAGTATTCCCCAAACGGTTTCTaggagcttgaagtacatactGGAGCTGCAGGAAGAAGTGAAGATGCTGATACAAAAGAAGGAAGAACTCTTGGTGCGAGTATCCGGTCAAAGAGCCATTGAACAGCAACCAAAGGTGGTTGCGCATTATGTCTCGACCGTGTCTGCGACTAGGCTTGGAGACCAtgaaatgatggtccaaatctCATCGTCCAAGATTAATAACTTTTCGATATCTAATGTGTTAAGTGGGTTAGAAGAAGATGGGTTTGTTCTTGTGGATGTTTCATTGTCAAGGTCTCAAGGAGAAAGGGTTTTCTACACTTTGCATCTCCAAGTGGACAATATTGATAATGACAAGCTGAATTGCACTGAGTTGAGTCAGAGGATGTTGTACTTGTATGAGGAATGTGGGAACTCATACTAG